From the Lolium rigidum isolate FL_2022 chromosome 2, APGP_CSIRO_Lrig_0.1, whole genome shotgun sequence genome, one window contains:
- the LOC124691014 gene encoding uncharacterized protein LOC124691014 codes for MAAAPTGLFSGVWSRLHAAAYLWRRRGQLPGGDDRDGVGEEEQDEAAAVRSRLARRAATARRLGRKLAFVSFNLEVLVFVYAFWRARRRSFTWRLPAQALPMLLIPALATLIYAAFVRFTRMLDLKDKKRLERLQQDKQQTDAEPREFDQNDQNDVQNCDGVDDATDSIVATDSVPHTPKLGKHSKSSISQRDDSEIDMAWGHSNDFQPAPSGGLRLRRFSSAKTCMTNSSATERSEENTSSISAHSHQHVHILISTEDNVSYPSDNQSRSAMSSMLAQPANVPQELPAGGGENEKFDGLWDITGTCSSYSKENRLSPAGPHNSFCDRDDSRSSGHAVSYLSTAFQELLVKGVEEKASPEPHTSAMLQLCSSTSEENPTSCVADDKELIIISDVETCLLPPICSNVHDNAAIVNIDTASPKWNLLLQLYGVEHTGSSKFHIPEESTTPSNLEEVLMCPPSVNSIERCLGTPEFSFCSRETEKLEVAGNDSFTDDNPEFSFVSSPELVVEGGKGATEKELCEVKTNEENAIINMEEEALQDPLIETSSTSAQCLEASDVYLCIQDAKIREVPGITNFVTANSELMYPASTELLAQGDEDIKEDKTSNFLLMEQNDVPSNFEKEPILDSLVADTDQHFLVTPLYSEEVEITEVHDVVKEGIFESEGEKAFDYRKLVVTPSYDDSNTPSLISDSMPVQFIPNTDINEALEGSQETFSEPLHQSTRQSEGMFLSSGESNNDEVYSSNSNSYANVVEDEAPLVGQEGLSTFQEEMPITFSDSPIFLDEVKSAASVDSDASSPELSLQTDLHGVGVEENESSKSHVPEEIRTPFSLEEVLLSPRAVNNGSLFKQLKFICQSAGTPEFSLCNQESEEAEVTGSVSFIKASPESFLSSPELVAEGGEDARDKETGGMNSEGENVTLVNLEDEALQELLAEGGKDLKEHGTSDVHLHEQKGLYINLEEPFLDPLVVDTAEDALVTPELLMCSEEVKMTEVHRVVKEVFSEVEDEGAFDHQKLVLTSPDYDGTTQNLIRNSISGQFIPDASVKGASKAGQEPLSEPPHESTCHSEGTFLSSGEINHDEVKVKAPFAGQEGPSKSEDEMALTPLDTSILLDEVASTENLTDNSGSSQSIPNSNQTQSLHGHEQAPSETSQEEVTSLLEGSHTSSDEGINSEIFSLYSRSSSCVSEINMLETLRGGTSSESPSGRDSSFGERNPVTFSNMDSTESNTNDPVTAEFILETNMTETLNAAEESIIGSPHADSSNFLGTFVAPDVINDMTESDKHLDLLSSSFAPVIDAFESLETGQGFSELQSEIGFTVQETLMFPKEVNNAENYFTDTIGGPQDSERTAVVALLDEDLTLHRAYMSPEDVSDVQNSLADDYASDLPHMVESHCISEKLSPESQDPLISEEILLYPDEVSNAEPLGDPEDREDEDLTLHRAYVSPEDTSDVEKSSADDYASDLPHMAESHCGRQKLSLVSQDPLSSQVLYPDEGSTAENDLGTAYPPLRSTEVNLAEPCGIYQERTQQHDGTMLASEDIYMVDQEADPENLDNNSGSLDVPDATMTDSLRGAEIVTSEILYDGMFSFEGTLISLDGDTIAEEDSPNKSGSGMHTAQANTTSLLGLQEGSLKLEHEKAVNSIVTYEVDTKETSSSNRGNSSSALTRHDISFMEAPQECHIHSESEKVSAKDKEPKEDGESNDMKEDVEDLDDDREHKPVGTFWVDEITSALVPKPSVELSANDVSRRDSAIGTSNDFDMAVRKPVVTISNSNGSSTVSEPADVQYTGSIDETETLGAPLPSAVAAE; via the exons atggccgccgcccccaccggcctCTTCTccggcgtctggtctcgcctccatGCCGCGGCATACCTCTGGCGACGCCGGGGACAGCTCCCCGGCGGCGATGACAGAGACGGGGTGGGTGAGGAAGAGCAGGACGAGGCGGCGGCCGTGCGATCGCGCTTGGCCaggagggcggcgacggcgaggcgcctCGGGAGGAAGCTCGCCTTCGTCTCCTTCAACCTCGAG GTGCTGGTATTCGTGTATGCGTTCTGGAGGGCGAGAAGACGGAGCTTCACTTGGAGGCTACCCGCCCAAGCGCTGCCGATGCTCCTGATCCCCGCTCTAGCTACACTCATCTACGCTGCCTTCGTGCGATTCACCAGGATGC TTGACCTCAAGGACAAGAAAAGGCTTGAACGGCTTCAACAGGACAAGCAGCAAACTGATGCTGAACCAAGGGAGTTTGACCAGAACGACCAAAACGATGTCCAG AACTGCGATGGTGTGGACGATGCTACCGATTCTATTGTTGCAACTGATTCAGTGCCACACACACCTAAACTTGGGAAACACAGCAAGTCGAGCATTAGCCAGAGAGATGACAGTGAAATTGATATGGCTTGGGGTCATAGTAATGACTTCCAGCCAGCGCCCTCAGGTGGACTTAGGCTGAGAAGATTTTCAAGTGCAAAAACATGCATGACCAATAGCAGTGCTACAGAAAGAAGTGAGGAAAACACGTCATCTATCTCTGCACATTCACATCAGCATGTCCATATCCTTATTTCCACTGAAGATAATGTTTCATATCCTTCTGACAATCAATCAAGATCTGCTATGTCTAGCATGCTTGCTCAACCTGCAAATGTCCCTCAAGAATTACCTGCAGGAGGTGGTGAGAATGAAAAGTTCGATGGATTGTGGGACATCACTGGCACTTGTTCCAGTTACAGCAAGGAGAATAGGTTGTCTCCAGCAGGTCCTCATAATAGTTTTTGTGACAGAGACGATTCACGCTCAAGTGGGCATGCAGTTTCATACTTGTCAACTGCGTTCCAGGAATTGCTTGTCAAAGGTGTCGAGGAGAAAGCATCGCCTGAACCACACACATCAGCTATGCTACAGCTGTGTTCTTCCACTTCAGAGGAGAACCCAACTTCGTGTGTAGCCGATGACAAGGAACTCATAATTATCTCTGATGTGGAGACATGTCTTCTGCCACCCATCTGTAGTAATGTCCATGACAATGCAGCCATTGTGAACATTGATACAGCCAGTCCTAAATGGAACCTTCTTCTGCAGTTGTATGGGGTCGAGCATACAGGATCGTCCAAATTCCATATACCAGAGGAAAGTACTACACCCTCCAACTTAGAGGAGGTTTTAATGTGCCCACCTTCAGTTAATAGTATCGAACGTTGCTTGGGGACTCCAGAGTTCTCTTTTTGCAGCCGAGAGACTGAAAAGCTGGAAGTTGCTGGAAATGACAGCTTTACTGATGATAATCCAGAGTTCAGCTTCGTATCCTCTCCAGAGTTAGTTGTGGAGGGTGGTAAGGGTGCCACTGAGAAAGAATTATGTGAAGTGAAAACAAATGAGGAAAATGCTATCATCAATATGGAGGAGGAGGCTTTGCAAGACCCACTTATAGAAACCAGTAGTACTAGTGCACAATGCTTGGAAGCTTCAGATGTCTATTTATGCATTCAAGATGCCAAGATAAGGGAAGTTCCTGGAATTACAAACTTTGTTACAGCCAATTCTGAATTAATGTACCCGGCGTCCACAGAGTTACTTGCACAAGGTGATGAGGACATCAAGGAGGATAAAACATCCAACTTTCTCTTAATGGAGCAGAACGATGTACCTTCTAATTTTGAAAAGGAACCTATTCTGGATTCACTTGTAGCTGATACTGACCAACATTTTCTGGTTACACCATTATATAGTGAGGAGGTTGAGATAACAGAGGTTCATGATGTTGTCAAGGAAGGTATTTTTGAATCAGAAGGCGAGAAAGCATTTGACTATCGGAAGCTTGTTGTCACCCCTTCATATGATGATAGTAACACTCCAAGTTTGATAAGTGATTCAATGCCTGTGCAATTCATTCCAAATACCGACATAAATGAAGCTCTTGAAGGTAGCCAGGAAACATTTTCAGAGCCGCTACACCAAAGCACTCGCCAGTCTGAAGGAATGTTCTTATCTTCAGGGGAGAGCAATAATGACGAAGTCTATTCAAGCAACTCAAATTCATATGCCAATGTGGTTGAAGACGAAGCGCCCTTGGTTGGCCAGGAAGGACTCTCTACGTTTCAAGAGGAGATGCCGATTACTTTTTCAGACAGTCCCATCTTTCTGGATGAAGTTAAAAGTGCAGCTAGTGTTGACAGTGATGCATCCAGTCCTGAATTGAGCCTTCAAACAGACCTGCATGGTGTGGGAGTTGAGGAGAATGAATCATCCAAGTCCCATGTACCGGAGGAAATCAGAACACCCTTCAGTTTGGAGGAAGTTTTACTATCCCCACGTGCAGTCAATAATGGAAGTCTATTTAAGCAACTGAAATTTATTTGCCAATCTGCGGGGACCCCAGAATTCTCTTTATGCAATCAAGAGAGTGAGGAAGCGGAAGTTACTGGAAGTGTCAGCTTTATTAAGGCCAGTCCTGAGAGCTTCTTATCGTCTCCAGAGTTAGTCGCGGAGGGAGGTGAGGATGCCAGAGATAAAGAAACAGGCGGAATGAACTCAGAGGGGGAGAATGTGACACTAGTCAATTTGGAGGATGAAGCTTTGCAAG AGTTACTTGCAGAGGGTGGCAAGGACTTGAAGGAGCATGGAACATCTGACGTGCACTTACATGAGCAGAAGGGCCTGTATATTAATTTAGAGGAGCCTTTTCTGGATCCACTTGTAGTTGATACTGCTGAAGATGCATTAGTTACACCAGAACTTTTGATGTGCAGTGAAGAGGTCAAGATGACGGAAGTTCATAGAGTTGTCAAGGAAGTTTTCTCTGAAGTAGAAGATGAGGGAGCATTTGACCATCAAAAGCTTGTTCTCACCTCTCCAGATTATGATGGTACCACCCAAAATTTGATAAGGAATTCAATATCCGGCCAATTCATTCCTGATGCCAGTGTAAAGGGAGCTTCTAAAGCTGGTCAGGAACCATTGTCTGAGCCACCACATGAAAGCACTTGTCATTCTGAAGGAACATTTTTATCTTCAGGTGAGATCAATCATGATGAAGTAAAAGTCAAAGCACCATTTGCTGGCCAGGAAGGACCTTCTAAGTCTGAAGATGAAATGGCTTTGACTCCTCTAGATACTTCCATCTTACTAGATGAGGTTGCAAGCACAGAAAATTTGACAGACAACTCTGGATCTTCTCAATCCATCCCAAACAGCAATCAGACTCAGTCTCTCCACGGTCATGAACAAGCTCCATCTGAAACATCACAGGAAGAAGTTACTTCTCTTCTCGAGGGAAGTCACACATCTTCAGATGAAGGCATAAACTCTGAAATATTTTCGCTCTATTCCAGGTCATCTTCATGTGTTTCAGAGATCAACATGTTGGAAACTCTCAGAGGTGGCACATCTTCTGAATCCCCAAGTGGCCGTGATTCAAGCTTTGGTGAGAGGAACCCTGTGACATTTTCCAACATGGATAGTACAGAAAGTAATACAAATGACCCAGTGACTGCTGAATTTATTCTAGAGACCAACATGACTGAAACTCTTAATGCTGCTGAGGAATCAATTATTGGTTCACCACATGCAGATTCTTCAAACTTTCTGGGCACTTTTGTAGCTCCAGATGTAATCAATGACATGACAGAATCGGATAAACACTTGGACTTGTTGTCCTCTTCATTTGCTCCAGTGATTGATGCATTTGAATCATTGGAAACTGGCCAGGGTTTCTCTGAGCTGCAATCTGAAATTGGTTTTACTGTTCAGGAGACTTTGATGTTTCCTAAGGAGGTAAACAATGCCGAAAATTATTTTACTGATACAATTGGTGGTCCTCAAGATAGCGAGAGAACAGCAGTAGTAGCTTTGCTAGATGAAGATTTAACTCTTCACAGGGCTTACATGTCTCCTGAAGATGTAAGTGATGTTCAGAATTCTTTGGCTGATGATTATGCTTCAGATCTTCCTCACATGGTGGAGAGTCATTGCATCAGCGAAAAGTTGTCACCTGAATCTCAGGACCCTTTAATTTCAGAGGAGATTTTGCTTTATCCAGATGAGGTTTCCAATGCTGAACCTTTGGGTGATCCTGAAGATAGGGAAGATGAAGATTTAACTCTTCACAGGGCTTACGTGTCTCCTGAAGATACTAGCGACGTTGAAAAATCTTCAGCGGATGATTATGCTTCAGATCTTCCTCACATGGCGGAGAGTCATTGCGGAAGACAAAAATTATCACTTGTATCTCAGGACCCCTTAAGTTCTCAAGTGCTTTATCCAGACGAGGGTTCCACCGCTGAAAATGATTTAGGCACTGCATACCCACCTTTGCGTTCTACAGAGGTCAACTTGGCTGAACCTTGCGGTATCTATCAGGAAAGAACTCAGCAACATGATGGGACCATGTTGGCCTCTGAGGATATTTATATGGTTGACCAGGAAGCCGATCCTGAAAATCTTGATAACAATTCAGGGTCGCTAGATGTTCCAGATGCCACTATGACGGATAGTCTTCGAGGGGCAGAGATAGTAACATCTGAGATACTTTATGATGGCATGTTCAGTTTTGAGGGGACGTTAATATCTCTAGATGGTGACACCATTGCTGAGGAGGATTCTCCTAACAAGTCAGGTTCTGGTATGCACACTGCACAGGCCAACACAACAAGTCTCCTTGGTCTTCAAGAAGGATCTTTGAAGCTAGAACATGAAAAGGCAGTTAATTCTATTGTCACATATGAGGTTGATACCAAAGAAACAAGTAGCTCAAATCGTGGTAATTCCAGCTCCGCTTTAACTCGCCATGACATCAGCTTCATGGAGGCTCCCCAGGAATGCCATATTCATTCTGAAAGTGAAAAAG TTTCCGCCAAGGATAAGGAACCAAAAGAAGACGGTGAATCTAATGACATGAAAGAGGATGTAGAAGACTTGGATGACGACCGTGAG CATAAGCCTGTTGGCACTTTTTGGGTAGATGAAATTACATCTGCTCTGGTACCAAAGCCTTCTGTTGAACTTTCTGCAAATGATGTTTCTAGGAGAGATTCTGCCATAGGAACAAGCAATGATTTTGATATGGCGGTGAGGAAACCAGTAGTCACAATCAGTAATAGCAATGGGAGCAGTACTGTGTCCGAGCCAGCTGACGTGCAGTACACTGGATCGATTGATGAGACTGAAACACTTGGTGCCCCCCTACCTTCGGCCGTTGCTGCTGAATAA